From a single Centropristis striata isolate RG_2023a ecotype Rhode Island chromosome 14, C.striata_1.0, whole genome shotgun sequence genomic region:
- the LOC131984610 gene encoding uncharacterized protein LOC131984610, with protein MNLQLGGLLLVVALFTSSSTLTPGCRFFRPFSLTDPSTMYGRWNLLAGFSDCEILNAMSSKNRSSWLNIAQSPNPNEFVLTQHDRINGTCVVTSMTVAVDGDTATMSFGNVSSQFQLRPACDDCLFMKMNSTVRNLNKMLQGTNSDGKITADETSFRHFYLIARESRMQDWELGRFKLPNSELEGSEYSELEIFKQQASCFGFSREPAFQHDPKNEFCAEGEGVKITI; from the exons ATGAACCTGCAGCTCGGCGGTCTTCTCCTGGTGGTGGCGCTGTTTACCAGCAGCTCGACTCTAACGCCTGGATGCAGATTCTTTCGTCCTTTTTCCCTGACCGACCCCTCCACG atgtacGGCAGGTGGAACTTACTCGCCGGTTTCAGCGATTGTGAAATATTGAACGCCATGTCGAGTAAAAACCGGAGCTCGTGGCTGAACATCGCGCAGTCACCCAACCCCAACGAGTTTGTGCTGACTCAGCATGACCGGAT AAATGGAACCTGCGTGGTTACATCTATGACTGTTGCCGTCGACGGCGACACGGCCACGATGTCAT TCGGCAACGTCTCCTCACAGTTCCAGCTGCGTCCGGCCTGTGATGACTGCCTGTTCATGAAAATGAACAGCACGGTCAGGAACCTCAACAAGATGCTTCAAGGGACCAACTCCGACGGCAAGATAACAGCGGACGAGACTTCTTTTCGTCATTTTTATCTGATTG cCAGAGAGTCGAGGATGCAGGACTGGGAGCTGGGGCGCTTCAAGCTGCCGAACTCGGAACTGGAGGGATCCGAGTACTCAGAACTGGAGATCTTCAAGCAGCAGGCGAGCTGCTTCGGGTTCTCCAGAGAACCAGCATTTCAGCACGACCCCAAGAACG aGTTCTGTGCTGAAGGCGAGGGCGTCAAGATAACAATCTGA